The following coding sequences lie in one Alloacidobacterium dinghuense genomic window:
- a CDS encoding M16 family metallopeptidase, translated as MKLFSTLRLAALVCVLAVVAHAQDLSSFEKRTTTKVLPNGMTLIICERPEAPVFSYFTIVDAGDANDPGGQSGIAHMFEHLAFKGTKDIGTTDYAAEKVALDKVEQTYAAYDEEFRKRVGRDEEKLKSLHEAFVQAQAEAQKYVIPNQFTEIAESNGAAGLNAQTSLDDTQYYWSMPSNRLQLWAYMESDRIGNPVPREFYKERDVVMEERRMRTDSNPIGRMVEQFLATAYVAHPYHRPGVGWMSELSQISATEADAFHKKYYVPSNIVIAVVGDVKADEAMPMLEKYFGAIPAGPKPEAMSTVEPPQVAEKAITLKEQSQPLYLEGYHKPDYRDPDDAVYDAIQDIFSNGRTSRLYRSLVRDQQIAAQAEGFSGFPGDKYPGLFAFFAVPNPGHTPTEMRTAIHKEIDKLKTTDVSDDELTMFKTRARADLLRGLGDNQGLAEQLAIYQLRYGDWRELFNQLKKIDAVSKVDIRRVASKTFVDTNRTYAMVEFQPPAQAAAQQSSGGTQ; from the coding sequence GTGCGTCCTGGCCGTCGTCGCGCATGCTCAGGATTTATCCAGCTTTGAGAAACGCACTACGACAAAAGTCCTGCCAAACGGGATGACACTAATCATCTGCGAGCGGCCGGAGGCCCCGGTCTTTTCTTATTTCACGATTGTGGATGCGGGGGATGCGAACGATCCCGGCGGCCAATCGGGGATTGCGCACATGTTTGAGCACCTCGCCTTCAAGGGAACGAAGGACATTGGAACCACCGATTATGCCGCGGAGAAGGTTGCGCTCGACAAGGTGGAGCAGACGTATGCGGCCTACGACGAGGAATTTCGCAAGCGGGTGGGGCGCGACGAGGAAAAACTGAAGTCGCTGCACGAGGCCTTCGTACAGGCGCAGGCTGAGGCGCAGAAGTATGTCATTCCGAATCAATTCACGGAGATTGCCGAGTCCAATGGCGCGGCGGGCTTGAATGCGCAGACGAGTCTCGATGACACGCAGTACTACTGGAGCATGCCGTCGAACCGGCTTCAGTTGTGGGCCTACATGGAGAGCGACCGTATCGGCAATCCCGTACCCCGTGAGTTCTACAAAGAGCGCGATGTGGTGATGGAAGAACGCCGCATGCGGACGGATTCGAATCCGATTGGGCGGATGGTGGAGCAGTTTCTGGCAACGGCGTATGTCGCCCATCCGTATCACCGTCCGGGCGTGGGCTGGATGAGCGAGTTGAGCCAGATTTCCGCGACCGAGGCTGACGCTTTTCACAAAAAATACTATGTTCCGTCAAATATCGTGATCGCGGTGGTAGGCGATGTGAAGGCCGACGAAGCGATGCCGATGCTGGAGAAATATTTTGGCGCGATTCCGGCAGGGCCGAAGCCAGAGGCGATGAGCACAGTTGAGCCTCCACAGGTAGCGGAAAAAGCGATCACTCTCAAGGAACAGTCGCAGCCGCTTTATCTTGAGGGTTACCACAAGCCGGATTATCGCGATCCTGACGACGCAGTGTACGACGCGATTCAGGACATCTTCTCGAATGGGCGCACCTCGCGACTTTATCGCAGCCTGGTGCGGGACCAGCAGATTGCAGCACAGGCGGAAGGGTTCAGCGGCTTTCCCGGCGATAAGTATCCGGGCCTCTTTGCCTTTTTCGCTGTGCCGAATCCCGGACACACACCAACCGAGATGCGGACGGCCATTCATAAAGAGATCGACAAGTTGAAGACGACTGACGTGAGCGATGATGAACTCACCATGTTCAAGACGCGTGCGCGCGCCGATCTTCTGCGCGGGCTTGGCGATAATCAAGGGCTCGCCGAGCAACTCGCGATCTACCAGTTGCGATACGGCGACTGGCGCGAGTTGTTTAACCAATTGAAGAAGATTGATGCCGTTTCGAAGGTGGATATTCGCCGCGTGGCCAGCAAGACATTTGTGGATACGAATCGAACCTATGCCATGGTTGAGTTTCAGCCGCCGGCTCAGGCCGCTGCGCAGCAATCGTCAGGAGGTACGCAGTGA